A single window of Dermochelys coriacea isolate rDerCor1 chromosome 14, rDerCor1.pri.v4, whole genome shotgun sequence DNA harbors:
- the LOC119842669 gene encoding 4-O-methyl-glucuronoyl methylesterase 1-like, with product MGRTLLLAGTLLLCWATGGALQCCVCEVGNPYEGCVWGQGTCTAPPGGVCWSHVAAFGPLFSLSTLGCNPPPGPPVTQPGSSTPSSASPTTAPAATTPTSATHPPPCPPAGPGAAPPMPPRPPRCPAGGAGALGPALSQRPPRLPRLPQHPAFPASPETLQ from the exons ATGGGCCGGACCCTGCTCCTCGCGGGCACcttgctgctctgctgggccacTG GGGGGGCgctgcagtgctgtgtgtgtgaggtggggaACCCCTACGAGGGCTGCGTGTGGGGCCAGGGGACGTGCACGGCCCCCCCTGGGGGCGTCTGCTGGAGCCACGTTGCTGCCTTTG GccccctcttctcgctgtccacCCTGGGCTGCaacccccccccggggccccctgTGACGCAGCCGGGCTCATCGACCCCTTCTTCGGCTTCACCTACAACCGCACCTGCTGCAACGACACCGACCTCTGCAACGCACCCCCCGCCTTGCCCACCCGCTGGCCCTGGAGCTGCACCCCCCATGCCCCCACGCCCCCCACGCTGCCCTGCTGGGGGTGCTGGCGCTCTGGGCCCTGCACTGAGCCAGAGACCCCCCCGCCTCCCACgactcccccagcaccctgcctTCCCAGCCTcaccagagaccctacaataa
- the LOC122456723 gene encoding sperm acrosome membrane-associated protein 4-like: MSLVYDCVLGAALQCLKYDFTAFDAPRQLTPVPCQAGQLCATIRGHAAGHKTIVRKSCVDQVKCSTQDTATWPRVTYTTSYTCCQGDFCNQARAPEHPRSRCL, translated from the exons ATGTCTCTTGTGTATGACTGTGTCTTAG gCGCGGCCCTGCAGTGCCTGAAATACGACTTCACCGCATTCGATGCCCCCCGTCAGCTCACCCCGGTCCCCTGCCAGGCCGGGCAGCTCTGTGCCACCATCCGGGGCCACGCAG CTGGCCACAAGACGATTGTGCGGAAGAGCTGTGTGGACCAGGTGAAATGCAGCACCCAGGACACGGCGACCTGGCCCAGAGTCACCTACACCACCTCCTACACCTGCTGCCAGGGCGACTTCTGCAATCAGGCCAGGGCCCCGGAGCACCCCCGGAGCCGGTGCCTCTGA